The following are encoded together in the Apis mellifera strain DH4 linkage group LG4, Amel_HAv3.1, whole genome shotgun sequence genome:
- the LOC100578482 gene encoding zinc finger protein 629-like isoform X1 produces the protein MVKWKKYIILTYDQYCQTDYSFTSDLIKIETAMGYNPYSMIIVNSDTKNIKDNEMINESKYVEDKESNSNLNKQNGYIKCKQTEYEKNITGREVYRTKKMTMFKRVTFIENLKNHKERQRQYIKKNTTVKWDNDATDIKKKDSHICPKCTRCYSSKRSLDRHILTHDEKRFTCDKCSKHFFHLDKLIQHSKLHMIKEKPKPVLCKICNRNFRKTDTMVRHLNVHKRTNPKEVLSILKEIRDKRKLENIEPEKKIFEAENNKNIKAIEEEFITNENIILNIHKKKTLESNDKKSNSNLSDISAENIDSFNHETLYRCNYCTKHCANEKSFQKHIQIHIEKKFVCNVCNMKFFRQDRLNSHKNRYGHDEKAVSLETQKPCDDKSAIKLINSWIREELDSDNEEKGFPCKICGKSYDTKKSLLKHQLSMHNGGGEKNCLTCGKMCTCDEKIKNQDKPNERLKPFRCDECNKSFEKEIKLQKHIRIHERAKEQQDVNFKRFLCHICSKTFRQNTGLMFHMRTHTGYKPHVCKYCGRGFTSNSNCINHERTHTGDRPFVCHFCSAAFAKSCTLKAHITTHTGEANYHCKTCGKSFRRLKYLKEHKFTHTGEKPYACKICGTAYSHSGSLFVHEKKCKAQYNSYQSNSTQSMQAYCESDISSPSVTPIITVLPQMYLNNTSSMNTQNSKSYIDNIQKINSQNITNGNAVNTSDLHIHSNSDISDVSLAVKSFALIGQMFQ, from the exons ATGGTaaagtggaaaaaatatataatattaacttat gatCAATATTGTCAAACTGATTATTCTTTTACttctgatttaattaaaattgaaactgcAATGGGCTATAATCCTTATTCAATGATAATTGTTAATTCagatactaaaaatataaaagataatgaaatgattaatGAATCAAAATATGTAGAAGATAAAGAATCTAAtagcaatttaaataaacaaaatggttacataaaatgtaaacaaacagaatatgaaaaaaatattacaggaAGAGAAGTTtatcgaacaaaaaaaatgacaatgtTTAAAAGAGTaacatttatagaaaatttaaaaaatcataaggAAAGACAAAGGCAgtacataaaaaagaatacaacTGTTAAATGGGATAATGATGcaacagatattaaaaaaaaagattctcatATTTGTCCAAAATGCACAAGATGCTATTCTAGCAAAAGATCTTTGGATAGACATATTTTGACTCAtgatgaaaaaagatttacatGTGATAAATGtagcaaacatttttttcatcttgataaattgatacaGCATAGCAAATTGCATATGATTAAGGAAAAACCTAAACCAGTACtatgtaaaatatgtaatagaaattttagaaaaactgATACTATGGTAAGACATTTAAATGTTCATAAAAGAACTAATCCAAAAGAAGTTCTTTCCATTCTAAAGGaaataagagataaaagaaaattggaaaatattgaaccagaaaagaagatttttgaagctgaaaataataaaaatataaaagcaatagaagaagaatttataactaatgaaaatattattttaaatatccataaaaaaaagacattagaatctaatgataaaaaatccaattcaaatttatcagaTATTAGTGctgaaaatattgattctttTAATCATGAAACACTTTACCGATGTAATTATTGTACTAAACATTGcgcaaatgaaaaatcatttcaaaaacatatacaaattcatattgaaaaaaaatttgtttgcaatgtatgtaatatgaaattttttcgtcAAGATAGATTAAATAGTCATAAGAATCGATATGGACATGATGAAAAGGCAGTATCATTAGAAACACAAAAACCATGTGATGATAAATCagctattaaattaataaatagttgGATTAGAGAGGAACTTGATTCAGATAATGAAGAAAAGGGTTTTCCTTGTAAAATTTGTGGAAAATCatatgatacaaaaaaatctttattaaaacatcAATTGAGTATGCATaatggaggaggagaaaaaaactgTCTGACATGTGGTAAAATGTGTACTTGtgatgagaaaataaaaaatcaagataaaccaaatgaaagattaaaacCATTTCGATGTGACGAATGTAATAAAtcctttgaaaaagaaattaaattacagaAACATATAAGAATTCACGAACGTGCTAAAGAACAACaagatgtaaattttaaacgatttttatgTCATATATGTAGCAAGACTTTCAGGCAAAATACAGGTCTCATGTTTCATATGAGAACACATACAGGCTATAAGCCTCATGTTTGCAAATATTGTGGAAGAGGATTCACATCAAATTCTAATTGTATTAATCATGAAAGAACTCATACTGGTGATAGACCATTTGTTTGTCATTTCTGTAGTGCTGCTTTTGCCAAATCATGTACACTTAAAGCACATATTACAACACATACTGGAGAAGCAAATTATCATTGTAAAACGTGTGGTAAATCATTTAGAAGATTAAAATACCTGAAAGAGCATAAATTCACGCATACGGGAGAAAAACCATATGCTTGTAAAATTTGTGGTACAGCATATAGTCATTCTGGTAGTTTATTTGTACATGAGAAAAAATGTAAAGCACAATATAATAGCTATCAATCTAATTCAACACAAAGTATGCAAGCTTACTGTGAATCTGATATTTCTTCACCAAGTGTGACTCCTATTATCACAGTATTACCACAAATGTATCTAAATAATACAAGTTCCATGAATACACAAAATAGCAAaagttatattgataatattcaaaagataaattctCAGAATATTACCAATGGAAATGCTGTTAACACATCAGATTTAcatattcattcaaattctGATATTTCTGATGTTTCTTTAGCTGTAAAAAGTTTTGCTCTTATTGGACaaatgtttcaataa
- the LOC100578482 gene encoding zinc finger protein 629-like (The RefSeq protein has 2 substitutions compared to this genomic sequence), whose translation MEIENKTSILSNDSGNVCRVCLATNQNNQCIFNAKQSNSIDEDTIDLSEKLRLCSGVEILENDGLPSTICMKCILKINDAHELRQQCQQSDIQLRELYGKVEKIYNINLCKTTIDQYCQTDYSFTSDLIKIETAMGYNPYSMIIVNSDTKNIKDNEMINESKYVEDKESNSNLNKQNGYIKCKQTEYEKNITGREVYRTKKMTMFKRVTSIENLKNHKERQRQYIKKNTTVKWDNDATDIKKKDSHICPKCTRCYSSKRSLDRHILTHDEKRFTCDKCSKHFFHLDKLIQHSKLHMIKEKPKPVLCKICNRNFRKTDTMVRHLNVHKRTNPKEVLSILKEIRDKRKLENIEPEKKIFEAENNKNIKAIEEEFITNENIILNIHKKKTLESNDKKSNLNLSDISAENIDSFNHETLYRCNYCTKHCANEKSFQKHIQIHIEKKFVCNVCNMKFFRQDRLNSHKNRYGHDEKAVSLETQKPCDDKSAIKLINSWIREELDSDNEEKGFPCKICGKSYDTKKSLLKHQLSMHNGGGEKNCLTCGKMCTCDEKIKNQDKPNERLKPFRCDECNKSFEKEIKLQKHIRIHERAKEQQDVNFKRFLCHICSKTFRQNTGLMFHMRTHTGYKPHVCKYCGRGFTSNSNCINHERTHTGDRPFVCHFCSAAFAKSCTLKAHITTHTGEANYHCKTCGKSFRRLKYLKEHKFTHTGEKPYACKICGTAYSHSGSLFVHEKKCKAQYNSYQSNSTQSMQAYCESDISSPSVTPIITVLPQMYLNNTSSMNTQNSKSYIDNIQKINSQNITNGNAVNTSDLHIHSNSDISDVSLAVKSFALIGQMFQ comes from the exons AtggaaatcgaaaataaaacatcaattttatcaaatgataGTGGCAATGTTTGCCGCGTTTGTCTTGCAACAAATCAAAATAACCAATGCATTTTCAATGCTAAACAAAGTAATTCTATAGACGAAGATACAATTGATTTATCTGAAAAACTTCGCTTGTGCAGTGGTGTAGAG ATATTAGAAAATGATGGTTTACCTTCCACTATTTGtatgaaatgtatattaaaaattaatgatgctCATGAATTAAGACAACAGTGTCAACAATCTGATATCCAATTAAGAGAATTATATGGTaaagtggaaaaaatatataatattaacttatgTAAGACTACAAta gatCAATATTGTCAAACTGATTATTCTTTTACttctgatttaattaaaattgaaactgcAATGGGCTATAATCCTTATTCAATGATAATTGTTAATTCagatactaaaaatataaaagataatgaaatgattaatGAATCAAAATATGTAGAAGATAAAGAATCTAAtagcaatttaaataaacaaaatggttacataaaatgtaaacaaacagaatatgaaaaaaatattacaggaAGAGAAGTTtatcgaacaaaaaaaatgacaatgtTTAAAAGAGTaacatttatagaaaatttaaaaaatcataaggAAAGACAAAGGCAgtacataaaaaagaatacaacTGTTAAATGGGATAATGATGcaacagatattaaaaaaaaagattctcatATTTGTCCAAAATGCACAAGATGCTATTCTAGCAAAAGATCTTTGGATAGACATATTTTGACTCAtgatgaaaaaagatttacatGTGATAAATGtagcaaacatttttttcatcttgataaattgatacaGCATAGCAAATTGCATATGATTAAGGAAAAACCTAAACCAGTACtatgtaaaatatgtaatagaaattttagaaaaactgATACTATGGTAAGACATTTAAATGTTCATAAAAGAACTAATCCAAAAGAAGTTCTTTCCATTCTAAAGGaaataagagataaaagaaaattggaaaatattgaaccagaaaagaagatttttgaagctgaaaataataaaaatataaaagcaatagaagaagaatttataactaatgaaaatattattttaaatatccataaaaaaaagacattagaatctaatgataaaaaatccaattcaaatttatcagaTATTAGTGctgaaaatattgattctttTAATCATGAAACACTTTACCGATGTAATTATTGTACTAAACATTGcgcaaatgaaaaatcatttcaaaaacatatacaaattcatattgaaaaaaaatttgtttgcaatgtatgtaatatgaaattttttcgtcAAGATAGATTAAATAGTCATAAGAATCGATATGGACATGATGAAAAGGCAGTATCATTAGAAACACAAAAACCATGTGATGATAAATCagctattaaattaataaatagttgGATTAGAGAGGAACTTGATTCAGATAATGAAGAAAAGGGTTTTCCTTGTAAAATTTGTGGAAAATCatatgatacaaaaaaatctttattaaaacatcAATTGAGTATGCATaatggaggaggagaaaaaaactgTCTGACATGTGGTAAAATGTGTACTTGtgatgagaaaataaaaaatcaagataaaccaaatgaaagattaaaacCATTTCGATGTGACGAATGTAATAAAtcctttgaaaaagaaattaaattacagaAACATATAAGAATTCACGAACGTGCTAAAGAACAACaagatgtaaattttaaacgatttttatgTCATATATGTAGCAAGACTTTCAGGCAAAATACAGGTCTCATGTTTCATATGAGAACACATACAGGCTATAAGCCTCATGTTTGCAAATATTGTGGAAGAGGATTCACATCAAATTCTAATTGTATTAATCATGAAAGAACTCATACTGGTGATAGACCATTTGTTTGTCATTTCTGTAGTGCTGCTTTTGCCAAATCATGTACACTTAAAGCACATATTACAACACATACTGGAGAAGCAAATTATCATTGTAAAACGTGTGGTAAATCATTTAGAAGATTAAAATACCTGAAAGAGCATAAATTCACGCATACGGGAGAAAAACCATATGCTTGTAAAATTTGTGGTACAGCATATAGTCATTCTGGTAGTTTATTTGTACATGAGAAAAAATGTAAAGCACAATATAATAGCTATCAATCTAATTCAACACAAAGTATGCAAGCTTACTGTGAATCTGATATTTCTTCACCAAGTGTGACTCCTATTATCACAGTATTACCACAAATGTATCTAAATAATACAAGTTCCATGAATACACAAAATAGCAAaagttatattgataatattcaaaagataaattctCAGAATATTACCAATGGAAATGCTGTTAACACATCAGATTTAcatattcattcaaattctGATATTTCTGATGTTTCTTTAGCTGTAAAAAGTTTTGCTCTTATTGGACaaatgtttcaataa